CTCAGACCAGCTGTTAGCGATATATACCATAGGACCAGAATCTACAAGATTCAAATAGTCATCAGGTTCTCTCTGGCTCTTGAAGAAATAAAAACTGTATTTAGGTATTCTCTGTAAATCTAAGAATCCACCCCAGCAAGGGTTAATATGATAACCTCTATTATGTTCAATACCAGGCCACATGGCAAATCCACATAATTTGGCATCGTTATATAAATAGGTGTAATTAGTCATCCAAGGGTTCTTATTCCATATCATACGTCTAACCTGTTTAAGCATTATATCTTCACCCCAACCTCTAGGTACCCTCCAAGCACAGCTTTGGTCTACAAAATTATCTGGATAATCTCCATATTCTCTGATCCATCTTGGTTTGTCAACTTGCTTTTCTATGATTTTATAGGCTTCAGGGTCAAAATTCTCTGATTTTGGACCTAACATATAAGGGTCGAATTTACGGTATGAAATATCACCTAATCCTTGGTCAGAACCAGTATAACAAGGACCGTAAGGCAATTCTTCATGAACAATCTCATTAACTCGTAGCTGATAATCCTCTGGCATAACGCTTTCATTTAGAATAGGTTCCCAAATAATGATTGAAGGATGGTTACGTAGCCATCTAACGATATCTTTTAGATTTTGGTAACTTCTTTCTTTGAATATCCCTTCTTCGTAGAATTGCCATCCAGGATTGCTTATGGTCAATGTTATACCCAATCTATCACATTCATCAATAAAGTCTTCTGAAAAAGGGTAATGAGAACGAATATGAATCATTCCTGCCTCCCTAAGCTTTCTTGCATCTCGCTTAAGGAGATTAGATGACATTGCATTGCCTACGTGAATAAAAGTCTGATGATAATTTGCTCCTGATATTTTTAGATGCTCATTGTTAATAAGAAAACCTCTATCATTAGTAAATTCAAAATCCCTAATCCCCAAAGGAGTCTCTATAAGGTCACTTAATTCACCATCTATCATGATTTCTGTCCTTAATTTATACATGTAAGGTGAGTGAGGGTGCCAGAGATTTGGTTTAACCACTACCTGAGATTGTACATAATGAGCATCTTCTGAAGAATTTAACTCATAGGCATTATAGGTTTCACTGACACAATGGTCTTCTTTGTCTAATAACTTTTGGGATAGAGTAAAAGTCTTAGATTCATTATATTCATTTCGGATGTGGGTTTGAATACGTAATTGGGCTTTATCTTTTGATACAGAATCAAAGGATACGAATAAACCACCACCAGCAACTTTATTTTCTAATACTGCATTTGTAATATATAAGGGGTTAACCCTATGTAATCTCACTTGTCTATATATGCCGCC
The window above is part of the Vallitalea guaymasensis genome. Proteins encoded here:
- a CDS encoding sugar-binding domain-containing protein yields the protein MREIISLNSKWRFIKGDDSSSHLNDYDDSSWDMVNLPHSIDITPINSSGGRNYQGICRYRKHFNLEKKMKGKKVFLEFEGAMQVLEVWVNNEKLATHYCGYTPAVYDISSLVNYNAENIISVILDNSDRSDVPPGKKQQDLDFSYDGGIYRQVRLHRVNPLYITNAVLENKVAGGGLFVSFDSVSKDKAQLRIQTHIRNEYNESKTFTLSQKLLDKEDHCVSETYNAYELNSSEDAHYVQSQVVVKPNLWHPHSPYMYKLRTEIMIDGELSDLIETPLGIRDFEFTNDRGFLINNEHLKISGANYHQTFIHVGNAMSSNLLKRDARKLREAGMIHIRSHYPFSEDFIDECDRLGITLTISNPGWQFYEEGIFKERSYQNLKDIVRWLRNHPSIIIWEPILNESVMPEDYQLRVNEIVHEELPYGPCYTGSDQGLGDISYRKFDPYMLGPKSENFDPEAYKIIEKQVDKPRWIREYGDYPDNFVDQSCAWRVPRGWGEDIMLKQVRRMIWNKNPWMTNYTYLYNDAKLCGFAMWPGIEHNRGYHINPCWGGFLDLQRIPKYSFYFFKSQREPDDYLNLVDSGPMVYIANSWSEVSPDDITIFSNCDKIRLYHNDRFIEEREPDKIKIKHPPFTFKNNFYFGRERSEIRAEGIIDGKVVASDKRYSPGVPVKLHLEGDYMGLNLQADGSDLLFVRCIVHDDKNSITPLTLDNHDILFSIEGPGKIIGDNIKRPELGQTGILIQSTTQPGNIHVKAELLHPQKYEKIAVKSGSIEITSY